The uncultured Methanomethylovorans sp. genome contains a region encoding:
- a CDS encoding sodium-translocating pyrophosphatase: protein MDVLYYLAPLAGLVSLIFAGFFASSVLKEGTGSKEMQKISAAIQEGAMAYLNRQYKTIAIVAIVLAALMFALLEDGTKIAIGFLVGAISSALAGYIGMNVSVRANVRTAHAAAGGLQKAMHVAFRGGAVTGLAVVGLALLGTSGFYILYGDVDLVVGFGFGASLISLFARVGGGIFTKAADVGADLVGKIEAGIPEDDPRNAAVIADNVGDNVGDCAGMGADLFETYVVTVLASMLLGSLVIDKYPNAVLYPLMLGSSAIIASIISVFFVKIGSDNKIMKALYKGVAGSAIISLVFFYFITNMLMNDMRIYLAAVIGIIIMVLMVIFTEYYTSTSFRPVKTIAAASKTGAGTNVISGLAIGFESTALPLLAIISGILASYYVVGGAADPAVGLYGIAIAAAAMLSTTGMIVALDSYGPITDNAGGIAEMAGMPAKVREVTDALDAVGNTTKAVTKGYAIGSAALGALALFADYKSKVSPDGAALNLSLDQPVVLVGLLIGGLLPFLFTAVTMQAVGKAAVKIVDEVRRQFKEIPGIMEGTAKPEYGKCVDIVTAAAIREMVIPGFLAIVVPLAVGLLLGPSALGGLLIGLIVAGLLLALTMDNGGGAWDNAKKFIENGEYGGKGSDAHKAAIVGDTVGDPFKDTSGPALNALIKVVNMIAILFSALFIGKGLL from the coding sequence ATGGATGTTTTATATTACCTGGCACCTCTTGCCGGTCTTGTCAGTCTGATATTTGCTGGCTTCTTTGCAAGCAGTGTTCTTAAAGAAGGCACTGGATCAAAGGAGATGCAAAAAATATCAGCTGCCATACAAGAAGGTGCGATGGCTTATTTGAACCGTCAGTACAAAACAATAGCTATTGTGGCAATCGTTCTGGCAGCCTTAATGTTTGCACTGCTGGAAGATGGAACTAAGATCGCCATCGGTTTCCTGGTGGGCGCTATAAGTTCTGCTCTTGCAGGGTACATAGGCATGAACGTATCAGTCAGAGCAAATGTAAGGACAGCACATGCTGCTGCCGGTGGTCTGCAAAAAGCAATGCATGTAGCATTCCGTGGTGGAGCTGTCACTGGTCTTGCAGTGGTAGGACTTGCCTTGCTTGGTACCAGTGGATTCTACATATTGTATGGTGATGTAGACCTTGTAGTAGGATTCGGTTTCGGTGCCAGCTTGATCAGCCTGTTCGCAAGGGTGGGCGGCGGCATATTCACAAAGGCTGCTGACGTAGGTGCTGACCTTGTGGGTAAGATCGAAGCGGGCATTCCCGAAGATGACCCACGTAACGCTGCTGTTATTGCAGATAACGTAGGAGACAATGTAGGCGACTGCGCTGGAATGGGTGCTGACCTGTTTGAGACGTACGTGGTCACTGTACTCGCTTCAATGCTACTGGGTTCACTTGTAATTGATAAATACCCCAATGCTGTTCTATACCCACTGATGCTGGGTTCGTCAGCCATTATTGCTTCTATCATATCAGTATTCTTCGTAAAGATAGGATCTGACAATAAAATAATGAAAGCACTGTACAAAGGTGTTGCAGGTTCTGCCATCATCAGTTTGGTGTTTTTCTACTTCATTACAAATATGCTGATGAATGACATGAGAATCTACCTTGCTGCCGTCATTGGTATAATAATAATGGTCCTCATGGTGATTTTTACTGAGTACTATACTTCTACAAGTTTCCGCCCTGTAAAGACAATAGCAGCTGCATCAAAGACTGGTGCAGGAACGAACGTTATTTCCGGTCTTGCAATTGGTTTTGAGAGTACTGCTCTGCCTCTGCTCGCTATTATATCAGGTATCCTTGCCTCATACTATGTCGTGGGCGGGGCTGCTGATCCTGCAGTAGGTTTGTACGGTATCGCTATTGCAGCAGCTGCAATGCTTTCCACAACAGGTATGATCGTAGCACTTGACTCTTATGGACCTATCACCGATAACGCTGGTGGTATCGCTGAAATGGCAGGCATGCCTGCAAAAGTACGCGAGGTTACTGATGCCCTAGATGCTGTAGGTAACACCACCAAAGCCGTTACAAAAGGTTATGCAATTGGTTCTGCTGCTCTGGGTGCTCTGGCCTTGTTCGCAGATTACAAAAGCAAGGTCTCCCCCGATGGAGCTGCCCTTAACCTGAGTCTGGACCAACCAGTAGTACTGGTCGGTCTTTTGATCGGCGGACTGCTGCCTTTCCTCTTCACAGCCGTTACAATGCAGGCTGTAGGCAAGGCCGCTGTGAAGATCGTTGACGAAGTACGCAGACAGTTCAAGGAGATCCCAGGTATCATGGAAGGTACAGCAAAACCGGAATATGGGAAATGTGTAGACATTGTGACTGCTGCAGCTATTCGTGAAATGGTTATCCCCGGTTTCCTTGCAATAGTAGTCCCACTAGCAGTAGGCCTTTTACTGGGCCCATCGGCACTTGGTGGATTGCTCATAGGCCTTATTGTCGCAGGTTTACTACTGGCCCTTACAATGGATAACGGCGGTGGAGCATGGGATAATGCCAAGAAGTTCATAGAGAACGGAGAATATGGTGGAAAAGGCTCAGATGCACACAAGGCTGCAATTGTAGGTGATACCGTTGGTGATCCATTTAAGGATACTTCCGGTCCTGCCCTTAATGCTCTGATCAAAGTGGTCAACATGATCGCCATCCTGTTCTCAGCTCTGTTCATTGGCAAAGGACTGCTATAA
- a CDS encoding TIGR00269 family protein — protein sequence MSIKCDKCKHDSIIYQRYSGMHLCKKHFVEDVERKIKLTIRKHYSVKKNETIAVAISGGKDSSVLLYMLHKILGERPDIRLVALSVDEGIEGYRHNTLEQARGLANRLGVEHIVLSFKEEYDRTMDEIAAWDREKGTCSYCGVLRKSILNRKALELGATKLAIGHNLDDEAQTIMLNHFKGDVARMVRLVPPCELEGLVLRIKPLRFVPEKEVAMYAYLNGLPLSAGACPYSHEAMRGEVRELLDDFEDKHPGTKYALLSGFDKITAVLSKEMPIAKLANCRICGQACSSDLCQACKLLGKQ from the coding sequence ATGAGCATCAAGTGTGATAAGTGTAAGCACGATTCTATTATATACCAGAGATACTCCGGTATGCACCTGTGCAAGAAACATTTTGTGGAAGATGTGGAACGAAAAATCAAGCTCACAATTCGCAAACATTATTCTGTAAAAAAGAATGAGACCATAGCTGTGGCTATAAGTGGCGGCAAGGATAGCAGTGTGCTGCTCTATATGTTGCACAAGATCCTTGGAGAACGTCCCGATATCCGGCTCGTTGCTCTTTCAGTGGATGAGGGTATAGAGGGGTATCGTCACAATACGCTGGAACAGGCCAGAGGGCTTGCCAACAGGCTCGGCGTGGAGCACATTGTTCTGTCTTTCAAGGAAGAATATGATCGAACAATGGATGAGATAGCTGCATGGGACCGTGAAAAAGGAACGTGCAGTTATTGCGGTGTCCTACGTAAATCAATTCTTAATCGCAAGGCTCTGGAACTAGGTGCAACTAAACTTGCAATTGGTCATAATCTGGACGATGAAGCACAGACAATAATGCTCAATCATTTCAAAGGAGATGTGGCACGCATGGTGCGTCTTGTTCCTCCCTGCGAGTTGGAAGGTCTGGTGCTCAGGATAAAACCTCTACGTTTTGTTCCTGAGAAAGAGGTTGCTATGTATGCTTATCTAAACGGTCTTCCTCTTAGTGCTGGTGCCTGTCCTTATTCTCATGAGGCTATGAGGGGTGAAGTTAGGGAACTGCTGGATGATTTTGAGGATAAGCACCCGGGAACAAAATATGCTCTTCTGAGTGGTTTTGATAAGATAACAGCTGTCCTTTCCAAGGAAATGCCTATTGCAAAGCTCGCCAATTGCCGTATTTGCGGTCAGGCTTGCAGTAGTGATCTCTGCCAGGCATGTAAGTTACTGGGAAAACAATGA
- a CDS encoding tripartite tricarboxylate transporter permease: MSGLIPGLHSNNFALLLVSASPLLIENGIPAMYIICMILANCITHTFHDNKR; encoded by the coding sequence GTGTCAGGGTTAATACCCGGGCTGCACAGCAACAATTTTGCTCTATTGCTGGTATCTGCATCCCCTTTACTCATTGAAAACGGCATACCAGCCATGTATATCATCTGCATGATCCTGGCAAACTGTATCACACACACGTTTCACGACAATAAACGTTAA
- a CDS encoding tyrosine-type recombinase/integrase: MRFAELKKDTIIIEWLDTLNPKPNTERNYLVAMQAFTEWVGKTPEEILTEAEQEIKAGKLMRERNVKKYLIGFRKYMQDSDYAPISVKNYLTGVKSFYKLFDIEIPTLPRTGNKARPLERHSQIPDKEDVQQVLTICDPLEKAIVLCGVSSGLSANEIINLKVGSFKKGYDPETEITTLKLRRAKVGYDFITFLTPEASRAVWAYLKYREREAKTTITARKKQFAKQRIYSDDNYLFIGRQIPFEYLDTKDEDMRKLEHYSLMKLYRAIAEKAGKCAPLGNWNMIRSHNMRKYFNSALLNAGCDSFFVEFTMGHTLDDTRSAYFRASPEKLKKIYAKFVPYLTIQKELDVSASSEYREILKENNILRAETAKHIVERTELSNFKQQMEENEKRMKLLTEMVEKLVNV, encoded by the coding sequence ATGAGATTTGCAGAATTGAAAAAAGATACCATAATTATTGAGTGGCTCGACACCCTAAACCCAAAGCCAAACACTGAAAGAAATTACCTTGTAGCGATGCAAGCATTCACCGAATGGGTCGGGAAGACACCTGAAGAAATATTAACAGAGGCTGAGCAGGAAATAAAAGCTGGCAAGTTGATGAGGGAGAGGAATGTTAAAAAATACCTTATTGGGTTTAGAAAGTATATGCAGGATAGCGACTATGCTCCGATAAGTGTTAAAAATTACCTAACAGGAGTCAAGTCCTTCTATAAGCTCTTTGATATTGAGATCCCCACTCTCCCGAGAACAGGAAACAAAGCAAGGCCACTAGAAAGACACAGTCAGATACCTGATAAAGAGGATGTCCAGCAAGTTCTTACAATATGCGATCCATTAGAGAAGGCAATTGTTTTATGCGGTGTTTCGAGTGGATTAAGTGCCAATGAGATCATTAACCTTAAAGTGGGCAGCTTCAAGAAAGGTTATGATCCTGAAACAGAAATCACAACGCTTAAGCTAAGGCGTGCAAAGGTGGGATATGATTTTATAACCTTCCTGACTCCGGAAGCATCAAGAGCAGTATGGGCATATTTAAAATATCGGGAAAGGGAAGCAAAGACAACGATAACTGCTCGAAAGAAACAGTTTGCCAAACAGAGAATCTATTCTGATGACAATTACCTTTTCATTGGCCGCCAGATTCCTTTTGAATATTTGGACACGAAAGACGAAGACATGCGCAAGCTTGAGCACTACTCTCTTATGAAGCTATACAGAGCCATTGCAGAAAAAGCCGGAAAATGCGCGCCTTTAGGAAACTGGAATATGATAAGGTCTCATAATATGAGAAAATACTTCAATTCAGCTCTTCTTAACGCTGGTTGCGATTCATTTTTTGTTGAATTTACGATGGGCCATACGCTGGATGACACAAGAAGCGCATACTTCCGAGCATCTCCTGAGAAGCTCAAAAAGATATATGCCAAATTCGTTCCATACCTCACTATTCAGAAAGAACTGGATGTTTCAGCAAGTTCTGAATATAGGGAGATCTTGAAGGAAAACAACATATTGAGAGCTGAAACAGCAAAGCACATTGTCGAAAGGACCGAACTATCAAACTTTAAACAGCAGATGGAAGAAAACGAGAAACGCATGAAGCTACTTACTGAAATGGTTGAAAAGCTAGTCAACGTTTAA
- a CDS encoding AbrB/MazE/SpoVT family DNA-binding domain-containing protein → MISRKLIASSEGYGHVTIPSEYMKELKWENGTPLRIEKIENAIIVTPVNANSH, encoded by the coding sequence ATGATTTCTAGGAAACTAATTGCTAGCAGCGAAGGCTATGGCCATGTAACTATCCCAAGCGAATACATGAAAGAGCTAAAATGGGAGAATGGAACGCCTTTGAGAATAGAAAAAATAGAAAATGCAATAATTGTGACTCCGGTTAACGCCAATTCCCACTAA
- a CDS encoding ribonuclease HI family protein — MKIIQFDGGAVPNPGTRAIGVILLEDNHVLKEISRKLDGIGTNNEAEYSALIEGLKRALALGWTEILVQGDSKLVVNQVAGSWKVNKDNLKPLNTEAKTLLSKFQSAKVEWIPREQNVRADAAASKALGFDEDPFHDNLHKRDIGIYCPECKKECTFEWVVLKTGERHLRQSCPVHGYLRAAPMVPAYIERVKSESLLQYMNDDKTPTKCKGCSKLDVCKLVEQGFADICGYR; from the coding sequence ATGAAAATCATCCAATTCGACGGTGGTGCAGTCCCAAACCCTGGCACACGAGCTATAGGTGTCATCCTCCTCGAAGATAACCACGTTCTCAAGGAAATATCCCGCAAGCTCGATGGCATAGGCACCAACAACGAAGCCGAATATTCAGCACTCATAGAAGGTCTGAAACGGGCACTTGCACTTGGATGGACCGAGATATTGGTGCAAGGTGACAGCAAACTCGTTGTGAATCAGGTGGCAGGTTCATGGAAGGTAAACAAAGACAACCTGAAACCATTGAATACAGAAGCAAAGACACTCTTGTCCAAGTTCCAATCTGCAAAGGTTGAGTGGATACCACGAGAGCAGAATGTGAGGGCTGATGCAGCAGCTTCAAAGGCATTGGGTTTTGATGAAGACCCGTTTCATGATAATCTGCATAAGCGTGATATCGGCATATATTGCCCGGAATGCAAGAAAGAATGCACCTTTGAGTGGGTAGTGCTTAAGACTGGAGAAAGGCACCTGCGCCAGAGCTGCCCAGTTCATGGTTACCTGAGAGCTGCACCTATGGTGCCAGCTTACATTGAGAGGGTAAAGAGTGAATCATTGTTGCAGTACATGAACGATGATAAGACCCCTACTAAGTGTAAGGGTTGCAGTAAACTTGATGTCTGCAAGTTGGTGGAGCAGGGGTTTGCGGATATATGTGGGTATAGGTAA
- a CDS encoding FIST N-terminal domain-containing protein, translated as MVIKTAYSKKESVAEAVTEIKNSLNSSGVKMLMFFASAKYDPASISSKMASVFPGVNVIGCSTSGEIISGQMLKGSIVAMAFDNDIIEDIKVEIVTNLKEGVNTSKALASFEKYYGQKVSDLNYNKYLGFVLVDGLTCAEEELMDNIGNKTNVVFIGGSAGDDLKFAATQVYANGKVYNNAAVLALAKVKNGFDIIKTQSFRVMNKELVATKVDEKTREVIEFNHEPAAIAYSKALGVSVKELPEHFMHNPLGLMVDDEPFVRSPQAMAGNKVKFYCSIKEGMELSLLESMDIVEETAKDIEKKLAEIESASGMINFNCILRTLELENKGQCQKYADIFKKVPTIGFSTYGEQYVGHINQTATIAVFK; from the coding sequence ATGGTAATTAAAACAGCATACTCTAAAAAAGAATCAGTTGCAGAAGCGGTTACAGAAATAAAGAACTCTTTGAATTCATCAGGAGTCAAAATGTTAATGTTCTTCGCATCAGCCAAATATGACCCTGCTTCTATCAGCTCTAAAATGGCGTCTGTATTTCCAGGAGTGAATGTAATTGGCTGTTCCACATCAGGAGAAATCATTAGTGGCCAGATGCTCAAAGGTTCAATTGTAGCGATGGCTTTTGATAATGATATTATAGAAGATATCAAAGTTGAAATTGTAACAAACTTAAAAGAAGGAGTAAATACTTCCAAAGCACTTGCATCTTTTGAGAAATATTATGGACAGAAAGTCTCAGATTTGAACTACAATAAATACCTGGGATTTGTACTTGTGGATGGTTTGACTTGTGCAGAGGAAGAACTGATGGACAATATTGGAAACAAGACAAATGTGGTTTTTATTGGGGGCTCTGCAGGAGATGACCTGAAATTTGCAGCTACTCAGGTTTATGCCAATGGTAAAGTCTACAATAATGCCGCTGTACTGGCACTGGCAAAAGTAAAGAATGGATTTGATATCATCAAAACACAGAGTTTCCGCGTTATGAACAAGGAACTTGTGGCGACAAAAGTTGACGAAAAAACAAGGGAAGTGATAGAGTTCAATCACGAGCCAGCGGCAATTGCCTATTCAAAGGCCTTAGGAGTAAGTGTAAAGGAACTTCCAGAACATTTCATGCATAATCCTCTGGGACTTATGGTTGATGATGAACCATTTGTGCGTAGTCCTCAGGCAATGGCAGGAAACAAAGTTAAATTCTATTGTTCTATAAAAGAAGGAATGGAACTATCACTTCTGGAATCCATGGATATAGTTGAAGAAACTGCAAAAGACATAGAGAAAAAGTTAGCAGAAATAGAAAGTGCATCGGGTATGATAAACTTCAACTGTATCCTTAGAACACTTGAACTGGAAAATAAAGGTCAGTGCCAGAAATATGCAGACATTTTCAAGAAGGTACCTACTATAGGTTTCAGTACATATGGCGAACAATATGTTGGTCATATCAACCAGACTGCAACTATAGCTGTTTTTAAGTAA